One part of the Prunus persica cultivar Lovell chromosome G5, Prunus_persica_NCBIv2, whole genome shotgun sequence genome encodes these proteins:
- the LOC18777695 gene encoding uncharacterized protein LOC18777695, with translation MSSSSPSSSSPHRSRGGGDNGTSSKGKGEDRPRFFDSKAKSNCWAKADVVPGRHPERWRKDAAGNVVCKRFCNCQGCLCFEYDHIVPFSKGGESTEDNCQILQTRVNRFKSDKDQIDKTQLKGYSCDVKFTDKELDIIEMAVYGDVIRPGNQCRCRTVAEMLGQYKSKDKTAACKLP, from the exons atgagttcttcttcaccttcttcttcttcgcctCACCGTTCtcgtggtggtggtgataatGGTACCAGTAGCAAGGGCAAGGGTGAAGATAGACCACGCTTCTTCGATTCAAAAGCAAAGAGCAATTGCTGGGCAAAGGCTGATGTAGTGCCAGGTCGACACCCTGAGAGGTGGCGCAAAGACGCTGCTGGTAACGTTGTCTGTAAGCGCTTCTGCAACTGCCAGGGCTGCCTCTGCTTCGAGTACGATCACATAGTTCCCTTCTCCAAAG GTGGTGAATCCACAGAAGACAATTGTCAGATTCTTCAAACAAGAGTGAACAGATTCAAATCAGACAAAGACCAGATTGACAAGACTCAATTGAAAGGTTACTCTTGTGATGTCAAGTTTACAG ATAAGGAGCTTGACATAATTGAAATGGCCGTGTACGGTGATGTGATTCGGCCAGGAAACCAGTGCCGATGCAGAACTGTAGCCGAGATGCTTGGCCAGTACAAGTCAAAAGACAAAACGGCTGCTTGCAAGTTACCGTAG
- the LOC18776516 gene encoding uncharacterized protein At5g01610: MEKALTKVGSFWISKKAKEEISNITEDLSSLSNTVEEKAKWIFNKLKGKPQKPLPDLLREYYLPPGLFPQNITCYEFDESKGKLIVYLPSPCEVSFKDSSVVRYNIRVKGTLSRGKLSGIEGMKTKVLVWVKVTSVSVEGYKSDKVWFTTGVKKSRPKDAYEMPRDAIKVEDF, encoded by the exons ATGGAGAAAGCTCTGACGAAAGTTGGGAGCTTTTGGATTTCCAAGAAGGCCAAGGAAGAGATCTCCAACATCACTGAAGATCTCTCT TCACTCTCAAACACTGTTGAGGAGAAGGCGAAATGGATATTCAACAAGCTGAAAG GCAAGCCACAAAAACCCTTGCCTGATCTTCTCCGAGAGTACTACCTTCCTCCGGGCCTGTTTCCCCAGAACATAACatgttatgaatttgatgAATCAAAGGGCAAGCTCATTGTCTACTTGCCCTCTCCTTGTGAGGTGAGTTTCAAGGACTCATCTGTTGTGAGGTACAACATTCGCGTCAAAGGAACATTGTCAAGGGGAAAGCTTAGTGGAATAGAAGGAATGAAGACAAAGGTTCTGGTTTGGGTTAAAGTCACAAGTGTTAGCGTCGAGGGCTATAAGTCTGACAAAGTGTGGTTCACCACCGGAGTGAAGAAATCAAGGCCCAAAGATGCCTATGAAATGCCTCGAGATGCCATTAAAGTTGAAGACTTTTAA